The genomic DNA TTTGGCCAAATGCCGGGACTTCTTCCGTTGCATTTGTTTCTTTATTGTTCATAACCTGCATATCTGGCGTTGAAGCATTCCCGCTGAAAAACATATTGCTTATAAGCATAATCGCTGCCCCAAACAAAATAACAATTAGAAAATAATGGTATTTTCCCGGTTTTTTTTCTGGATGTCCTTCTTTTGAAATGAGATTTTTTAACCAAGTTAGTGGTCCTTTATCATTGCTCATTCTCTTCCGGTATCCCCCCTTCTATCAATACCTCAATATCTTTATCATCCATATTCCATTTTTGTGAGAGAAAAGAAGTGATTTTTTTCATTTCGGCAGTCTTTTTGGATGGAAGAGGTTTATTTGTATTAATTTCTACTTTTTTTACCGCTTCAATTGCATCGGATTGTTCTTTTGGCTGGCGCAACTGGACCTTCAATTTTGCCAGATTTTCCGGAAAGGCACGCTTGTCATTCTTATTTACTAAAAAATCAATTTTAGTAATTTCCAATCCGTACTGTTCCATCAACTCCTCCTCTGCGTCCTTTTCTAGCTTGACAGCCATTTGTTTTAAAATATATGCTTGTTGAGAAGCTTGTATTTCTTTTTTCTTCATTTCTATTTGATTTTCCATATTTTTTTCTCCTGGATTTTCAAATAGGGCAACGGATGCAAGAACTGTTTCAAAATCTTTAGAAAAAAGCTTTAGAACAGGCGTTAAAATAATCGCAATTAATAGCAAGCCGGTCACAATCTTTGTGTATTTTTGGAGATTCGAGTTGGGGAGAAGCATATCGATGACCGTAGCCAATAAGATAAAGAGAATGATATTTGTGATCCATTCCTTCAAAAAATCCATCATTCATCCTCCTATCTCACCATCATCGTCAAATTCCCGGCTGCAATAATAACGGTAACGCTTAAAAAAAACATAAGCGATACAATTGCCAATGCGGCAAATATATAAACAACACTCTTGCTGATCACATCAAGGCAGGCTATTACTGGACCTCCGCCAAGCGGCTGTAAAATCGCAGCGGCAAATTTGTATATAAAAGCAATCATCAATATTTTGAGTGCCGGAAACGCTACAATTAACAGCAAAATAACGACCCCTGCTATCCCCACTGTATTTTTTAAAAGAACAGATGCACTAATAACTGTATCTGTTGCATCTGTAAATGCTCTCCCGATAACCGGAATAAAATTCCCAGTAATAAACTTTGCCGTTCTAATCGTTACTCCGTCTGTTATCGCAGTTGAAGCCCCCTGAACAGAAATGACACCAAGGAAAACAGTTAAAAATAATCCAAGCAAACCAATACTCCAATTCCTTATTAATTGGGCAAGCTGTGTGACTTTGTGATGCTCGCTCAATACACTGACAATGCTGAGCAATGTTGATAAAAACAAAAGCGGTAAAACAACGTTTTTAATAATGAGTCCGCTCGTATTCATTAAGAAAAGAATGACAGGGTGGAAAAAAGCTGCGGAAATTACTCCGCCTGATGAAGCAATCAGCGCGAGCAATAGCGGTATCAATGCAAGAATAAAGTGAATCATTGATTCAATTGCATCATTTGAATAAGTTATCGCAACGTGAAAACTATTTAGTGCAAGAATGATCAGCACGATAAAAACGATTGAATAGGCGACTTTGCTGATTGTGCTATTTTCAAAAGAATTTTGCAAAGACTGCAAAAACATGCTGAAAATCGTCAGCAAGATCAGAGAACCTAGCAACTTTCCATTCACGATAAATTCATGAAAAACAAATTTCATAAACCCAGTAGTCCATTGTTCAAAAGAGAATTTTTTCTCTCCTTTAATAAAATCATACAAACTGCCCTTTTGGCTTTCCGGCAAAAACCCGCCATACTGATGAAGAATGTCTTCCCAAAATCCCTTCAATTCATCAATATTCAAATTTTCCAGCTGTGAATCGACAATCGATTCTGTATCGGGTAAATTTCCGGTTTCGACTTGTCCCGGAGAGGCTTGTACAACCGGAACAAATAAAAAAAAGAAGAAAGGCACCAAAATGGAAAAAACATGAAAAATCCGTTTCATTATTACACCTCTCTCTTAGAACAAAAATTGCTGTGACTAATTCGGAACCATTTGAATGATTGTTTCAA from Bacillus methanolicus MGA3 includes the following:
- the spoIIIAF gene encoding stage III sporulation protein AF — protein: MDFLKEWITNIILFILLATVIDMLLPNSNLQKYTKIVTGLLLIAIILTPVLKLFSKDFETVLASVALFENPGEKNMENQIEMKKKEIQASQQAYILKQMAVKLEKDAEEELMEQYGLEITKIDFLVNKNDKRAFPENLAKLKVQLRQPKEQSDAIEAVKKVEINTNKPLPSKKTAEMKKITSFLSQKWNMDDKDIEVLIEGGIPEENEQ
- the spoIIIAE gene encoding stage III sporulation protein AE gives rise to the protein MKRIFHVFSILVPFFFFLFVPVVQASPGQVETGNLPDTESIVDSQLENLNIDELKGFWEDILHQYGGFLPESQKGSLYDFIKGEKKFSFEQWTTGFMKFVFHEFIVNGKLLGSLILLTIFSMFLQSLQNSFENSTISKVAYSIVFIVLIILALNSFHVAITYSNDAIESMIHFILALIPLLLALIASSGGVISAAFFHPVILFLMNTSGLIIKNVVLPLLFLSTLLSIVSVLSEHHKVTQLAQLIRNWSIGLLGLFLTVFLGVISVQGASTAITDGVTIRTAKFITGNFIPVIGRAFTDATDTVISASVLLKNTVGIAGVVILLLIVAFPALKILMIAFIYKFAAAILQPLGGGPVIACLDVISKSVVYIFAALAIVSLMFFLSVTVIIAAGNLTMMVR